AACGTATACTTGGTATGGGTGATGTTGTGTCGTTGGTAGAAAGAGCACAAGAGCAATTTGATGAAGAAGAAGCTAGAAAAATTCAAAAGAAAATTGCTAAGAACGAATTTGGTTTTGATGATTTCTTGTCGCAAATTCAGCAAGTAAAGAAAATGGGTAATATGAAAGACTTGGTTGGAATGATACCGGGTGCATCTAAAGCCATGAAAGATGTAGAGATTGAAGATGATGCCTTCAAGCATATTGAAGCAATCATACACTCGATGACGCCATTAGAAAGAAGCAAGCCAGCAGTAATCGATGTAAAAAGGAAAGCTAGAATCGCAAAAGGTTCCGGAACCAAAATCGAGCAAGTAAATCAACTGATGAAGCAGTTCGACCAAATGAGCAAAATGATGAAGATGATGCAAGGCCCAGGCGGAAAGAATTTAATGAAAATGATGGGAGGCATGAAAGGAATGCCAGGCGGAATGCCGAGATAATATAAATAGTTTCAAGTTTCAGGTTTCAATTTTTTGAGACAGAAATTTGAAACTTTTTTACTTAATATAAATAAGAGTTTCTATTTTGAAACTTTAAATACTAAACACGAAACTTAAAAAACAACAATGCAACTACTAGACGGTAAAAAAACAGCTGAGGATATTAAAAACGAAATTGCAATAGAAGTGCAAGCGATTAAAGATGCGGGAGGCAAAGTGCCTCACTTAGCAGCTGTGATTGTTGGTAACGATGGAGCTAGTTTAACTTATGTAGGTAGTAAAGTAAGATCATGTCAACAAATAGGTTTCGATTCTACTTTGGTAAGTTTACCTGAAACGATTACAGAAGAGGAGCTGTTGGCAAAAATTAAAGAATTAAACGAAGATGATGATCTAGATGGATACATCGTACAGTTGCCTTTACCAAAACATATCGACGAGCAAAAAATTTTAATGGCAGTAGATCCAGATAAAGACGTAGATGGTTTTCATCCTACAAATTTTGGAAAAATGGCTTTAGAGATGGAAACTTTTATTCCAGCTACACCATTTGGAATCATGCAATTGTTAGAGCGTTATAAAGTAGAAACAGCGGGTAAACATACTGTAGTTATTGGACGTAGTCATATTGTGGGCCGACCAATGAGTATTTTGATGAGCCGTAAAGGTAACCCTGGTGATTCAACAGTAACACTTACGCATAGTAGAACTAAGAATATTGAAGAGTTTACTAAAAATGCCGATATTATTATTACAGCTTTAGGGGTTCCAAATTACCTGAAAGCGCATATGGTAAAAGATGGAGTTGTTGTTATCGATGTTGGTATTACAAGAGTTGAAGACGCAACGCATCCAAAAGGTTACGTAATTACAGGTGATGTTGATTTTAATGAAGTAAGTAAGAAATCATCTTTTATTACACCAGTTCCCGGTGGAGTAGGTCCAATGACTATTGCAATGCTTCTTAAAAATACATTACAGGCAAGAAAAAGGAGAGCGAGAAATTAGAAAATATCAAAAAATCCCATTCAGTTTTGAATGGGATTTTTTGATTTTAATAATCTCCTCTTTTCTTAAATCGAGGGTCGTCTCTTTTTATAAATTCAGTTCTCTTTCTTGGAGTTTCAATTTTAGGTAAACTAGCTTCTTCCGTCTTGCTCGAAGGTTCAATAAGTTCGTTTAGCTCTTTGATCTCTGCGTCAGTTAGATCACGGTAGCGACCAACAGGAACATCAAGAGAAATATTGATAATACGAATACGTTTTAAGGCAGTAACTTCATATCCTAGATATTCTGCCATTCTACGAATCTGACGGTTTAAACCTTGAGTTAGGATAATCTTAAAAATGTATTTGCTTATTTGTTCTACTTTACATTTTTTAGTTACCGTATCAAGAATAGGTACTCCATTTCCCATTCGTTCAATAAAACGATCAGTTATAGGTTTGTTTACCGTTACAGTATATTCTTTTTCGTGGTTATTTCTTGCACGTAGAATTTTGTTTACTATATCACCATCATTAGTCATAAAAATTAATCCCTCACTGGCTTTGTCTAATCTTCCAATTGGAAATATACGCTTGGGATAATTAATATAATCGACAATGTTATTACGAACGTCTAAATTAGTAGTGCATTCTATTCCAGCAGGTTTGTTAAAAGCCAAATAAACAGGTTTTTCATGCTTTTCTACGATTAACTTTCCGTCTATACGTATTTCATCATTAGGTGAAACTTTCGTTCCCATTTCAGGCACAACGCCATTTATAGTTACACGACCTTCTTCGATTAGTTTGTCAGCTTCACGACGAGAACAATATCCAGTTTCTCCAATGAATTTGTTGAGGCGTTTTAAATTTTCTTCCATAGTGCAAAAGTAATCAAAAAAATAGACTTCTTAGATTGTTGGACTTCTTAGACTGTTAGAATTTTAGACTTCTTAGATTTTTGGATTTTTGGATTTTTGGATTTTTGGATTTTTGGATTTTTGGATTTTTGGATTTTTGGATTTTTGGATTTAGTAAAAAAAAAGCATTCTGCTTTTTTTTTACCTCAGAACCTCAGAACCTCAGAACCTCAGAACCTCAGAACCTCAGAACCTCAGAACCTCAGAACCTCAGAACCTCAGAACCTCAGAACCTCAGAACCTCAGAACCTCAGAACCTCAGAACCTCAGTGGAAGTTGGCGCTGTCTTTAGGTGTTTCTTTTCTATCATGCATTCCGTAATTTCTTTTTACATCTGCAATCCTTAAATGATAATCTTTAAAAATTTCTTGTCTGCCTTTAGATTGAGCGCCACGATGCATTTCAAGAGTTCTCCATTGTAGAATACTTTCTTCATCTTTCCAAAAAGATAAAGACAAAATTTTTTCGGAATCATTCAAACTTTGAAATCGTTCTATAGAGATAAAACCAGGGATTTTATCAAGCTCTGGACGCAAACTTGCTGCAATGTCAAGGTATTCTTGTCTTTTTTCTTTTTCTGGAATTACTTCAAAAATTACTGCTATCATATTATTTTATTTGAGTTGTTGTATTGAGATCCATAAGGATTTAGGTAATCTAGCATTTATCATGGACTCATATTGAATGGTTGTGTCTAGGATTTTGATTGTTTTATAGTTGTCTAATAAATAGGATAAAGTTTCGGTTGCAAGATGAATCGAAAAATATTTTGCTAAACACATATGTCCTCCAGTTCCAAAAGTTAGATGGTCGTTGTTATTGATTCTTTCGATATCAAAATTCATTGCGTTATCAAATTTTTTAGGATCTCGATTTGCGGCTGCAAGAACAAGTAGAATAGCATCATTTTTCTTAATTATGGTTTTGCCTAATGTGATAGTCTTAGTAGCAACTCTTCGGGTATTATGAATTGGTGGGTCAAATCGCAATGTTTCGATTATTGTTTTTTGGATTAGGATTTTGGTAATGTCTTTTCTAAATATAGAATTGTTTGTATTTATAATTTGTAGCAGTGAATTGCTTAAAATCCCTCTACCTGCATCATAACTCTGAATGAATAATCCAATCAAATTGCTCACACAGATTTTTGTAGTTTCTTTTAAAGAAAGAGTGTGAAATGTTGCTATTTTATTTAGTAAAGGCTTATATAAACTAAGGTTTGATAGTTGTTTTTCTGTTATTGAAAAGATGTTTTCAGAAGCCTCATTAATTAATTGGACTTGTTCTTCGGTTTTGTTTGGGAGCATTATTTTTGCAAGAGACTCTATTTTTTCTAAAATGAAATTGCAATCACCTTGCTCAAAGTCAAAGCTTTTTAAAAGAACTAGAACAGGAAGTTTTTTACAAACGGAATCAACCCAATCTATTTTTGATTCAATTAGGTTGCTGTTTAGTAGGTCTGTAAAGATTCGGTTGGTATCAATTAATTTCATGTTAGCAAATAACAGTGTTGCAGTTTCTTTTGCTATTTCATGTTGGATTCCATTAGATAATCGAGATAAGTGATTAGCAATTTTCAAAGTATGTTCGTTGAGGTTTTGTACATTATTAGGGTTAATGGGAGGAATGTTTGCATTAGTGTTGTTTAGGATAGCTGTACAGTATTCGTGTGAGTAAATCGCCCAAATTTGGTTTGGTTCATCCCAGAATATAGGATACTTATCAAGCATTGATTCATATACAGCGTAAGGATCTTTAATGTCTGATTGAAAAAATAAAGTAGTTGGCATAGATTATTGTTTTAAGCAAAGTTATTTAACTTTACACGCAGATACTTCAATGGAGATTTAACTATGGTTACCTAAAATGGAAGAACAATTTATAAAAATAGCGACATTAATTGGTGATCCAACCCGAGCATCAATAATGTGGACATTACTCGATGGGAAAGCTTTTACAGCTACAGAATTGGCTATTGTGGCTAATACTTCACCTCAGAATATCAGTATGCATTTGGGAAAACTTTTAGATGCTAATTTGCTTTGTGTTGAAAAGCAAGGACGTCATAAGTATTATCGTTTTTCAACTAAGGAAATCGCTTATGCAATCGAAGGGATGGCAAATCTTATTGCGAAACCCTTAAATTCTAAGATGGAAAGTATAGAAAAGCTTTCGCCAATAAAACATTGCAGAACCTGTTATGATCATTTGGCAGGTAAAATTGGTGTTGCTTTGACAAATAGTTTATTAGAACAAAATATAATTATTGATACAGATACTAATTTTGAAGTTAGCCTGGAAGGTGAGAAATGGTTTTCGGACTTTGGGATTAATCTAAACGAAGTTAAAAAACAAAGGCGTTTATTTTTAAAGCCTTGCCTAGATTGGAGTGAAAGAAAAAATCATATGGCAGGTTCGCTAGCGGCTTCTTTATTGAGTAAAATGTTAGCTGATGATTGGTTGCGGAAAACTGCAAATTCAAGAGCAATAATTATAACTGGTAAAGGAGAGAAAGAGTTGTTTAGGTATTTTAAAATTATTGTTTAGACTGTTAGACTGTTAGATTTTTGGATTTTTGGATTTTTGGATTTTTGGATTTTGTAAAAAAAAAGCAGAATGCTTTTTTTTTACCTCTGAACCTCTGAACCTCTGAACCTCTGAACCTCTGAACCTCTGAACCTCTGAACCTCTGAACCTCTGAACCTCTGAACCTCTGAACCTCTGAACCTCTGAACCTCTGAACCTCTGAACCTCTGAACCTCTGAACCTCTGAACCTCTGAACCTCTGAACCTCTGAACCTCTGAACCTCTGAACCTCTGAACCTCTGAACCTCTGAACCTCTGCACCTCTGAACCTCTGAACCTCTGCACCTCTGCACCTCTGAACCTCTGAACCTCACCCCTAATCTTCTGAAAACAAAAAAGCAGCGACTTTCTGATACAGTTCATCATCATGCATGCCGTGACCCAAGCCGTTTGTGGTAATGAATTTACTATTCTTCCAGGTGCTTGCTATTTTTTCTCCTTCTTCAAATGCAACTACTGTGTCGGCAGTATCATGTGCGATTAGTCCTTTTACGGTAAAGCTTGAAGCAAATTTCTTAGCTGAGAAATCATTTAGTTTAAAATTGAAACGAGTAATGAAATGATTATCTAACAGGGGAGTCATTTTTTTGTTTAGACTCAGCATAGCAATATAATTATTGATAAGTGTTTGCAGGTCAGATGGAGCACCTAAAACAACCATTTTTTGAATACTAGTTTCAGGAAATAAATACTGATGATAAACGCAAGCGGCTCCGCCAATAGAATGGCCGATTATTATAGAAGGTTGGTGTTTTTCTACTGCTTTGTTAATAAATTCCGCATAAAGAGGAATGTTGAATTCTTTTCCGCTACTTTGTCCGTGAGCGGGTGCGTCGATTGCAATAATAGTACTTCCAGATTTTTGTAAATAAGGAAGTGTTTTTTGCCATCTAGCAGCATTGCTTTCCCAGCCATGAACGAGTAAAATTTTAGTTTCATTTCCTTCCCAAGTATAAGTTTGAAAATGATGCTCATTGTGGTGAAAAGTTTCTGTTTTAGTATTTTGTAATATTTCGGGTAAACTGTCTTTGTTTAATCTGCCTTCTCGAGGTTGGCTAAATAGCGCATAGGAGAGTTGCGTTGCTTTCTGAGGACGAACATAACTTAAAAAGTTAATATACTTTCCTACTGATTTTAATGTAATGAAACGAATGCCTTCTTTAAGTCCCAAAATTGTAATTATTTAATATAAAAAAAAAAGCCTCGAATTTCGAGGCTTGTATTATTTAGAATTTAGAGAATAATTGATCCATTTTTTCTCTTTCTTCATCTGCTAATGTACTGTCAACTAAGATTCTTCCAGAATGCTCATCAGTGATGATTTTTTTTCTAGATGCAATCTCAACTTGAGTTTGTGGTGGAATAGTAAAGAAAGATCCTGCTGATGCACCTCTTTCGATAGATACTACTGCCAAACCGTTACGAACACTACTTCTGATTCTTTTGTAAGCAGCTAATAAACGCTCTTCAATTAAACCTTCGTATTCAGCTGATTTTTCAGATAAGAAGATTTCTTCTTTTTGAGTCTCAGCCATAATCGCATCTAATTCAGATTTTTTATGTTTTAGATGTGAGCTTTTAGATTCAAGTTTTTCTTTTAAACCAGAGATAACTTCTTTTTTATGCTCAATAGAAACTTTCATTTCTTTGATTTGCTTTTCAGCCAATTGAATTTCTAATTCTTGAAACTCAACTTCTTTAGTCAAAGAGTTAAATTCTCTATTGTTGCGAACAGATTCTTGTTGTTTTGTATACTTTTTGATAGACTCTTTATGATCATCAATAGCATTTTTTCTAGTTTTGATTTGCTCTTCAACTATTTCTAGCTCGCCTTTCAATTTTTCTGAACGTGTGCCTAAACCTGCAACTTCATCTTCTAAATCTTCCACCTCTAATGGAAGTTCTCCTCTTACGTTTCTGATTTCGTCAATTCTAGAGTCAATTAGCTGTAAATCGTAAATTGCTCTTAACTTGTCCTCAACACTTAATTCTTTCGTATTCGCCATATTCTATAAGTACTTAACTGGATTTGTATTTTCTTCTGATAAAATGATTGCAAAATTAAGGATTTTTTTCCGAAGATAATCAACAATATAATTTTTTGTATAGCGTTCGCTTTCAAAATGTCCAATATCTGCTAATAGTAATCGATTTTCGGCTTCATAAAACTGATGGTATTTTAAATCAGCAGTTAAAAAAGCATCAGCACCAGCCTGAATTGCATTTTTTATAGCAAAACTACCAGATCCACCAAGAACGGCAACTTTATGAATTTTCTTTCCAATATATGCCGAGTGTCTAATGCCATCAGCTATCATTTTTTCTTTTACAAAAGGTAAAAAATCAGTTTCGTTCATCGGAGTTTCAAATTCCCCAATCATACCCAAACCTATATTTTGATAATCATTTAGCAAATCGTAAATTTCATAAGCTACTTCTTCATAAATATGAGTATTAAAAAGTGTCTTCAGTATTTTTGATTGTAAGTGTTTTTCAAAAACAACTTCAATTTTTATTTCGTTTCCAGTATGTAATTTGCCTTTTTCTCCAATAACAGGATTGCTGTTTTCGTTTCCTTTAAAAGTAAAAAAACCTTCTGTGTTGAAACTACAATTGTCGTAATTACCAATTTTACCAGCGCCTGCTTCAAATAATGCATTGCGAACATCTTCTGAATTCTCAGGGACAGTATAGGTTATTAGTTTTCGAAGGTATTTCTGTTTCGGAATTAGGACTTTTGTATTTGTCAAGCCTAAAGCATCGCAGAATATTTTATTTACACCTTGCGAATGATTGTCTAGTGCGGTATGAACGGCGTAAATAGCAATATCATTTTTAATTGCTTTAAGAATAGCACGTTCTACATAATTTTTGCCAGTTATTTTTTTGATACCAGAAAATAAAATGGGATGAAAACAAACTACAAGATTGCAGTTTTTGCTAATTGCTTCGTCTATTACATTTTCGAGTGCATCATGACAAACCAAAACTCCTGTAGCTTCTGTTGATGCGTTTCCTACTAGCAATCCAACATTGTCAAAATCTTCGGCATAGCCTAAAGGAGCCATTTCTTCGAGTACAGAAAGTATTTCTTGTATTTTCATTTTTAGATTTTTTGATGATTAGATTGTTGCAATTTTGTAATTATGAAATAATCCAATTTCTGAACAACAAATTAACGAATAAACAAATCAACTTTGGAATAAAAAAAATACTTTAAGAAATCTACATTTGTTAGAAGGAATAGTTTTAAAGCTAATTGCTGTTAGATTGAATTGTTCAAATAAGAATGGTGTGATTTTCGTATATTTGTATTTCA
The nucleotide sequence above comes from Flavobacterium branchiarum. Encoded proteins:
- a CDS encoding bifunctional 5,10-methylenetetrahydrofolate dehydrogenase/5,10-methenyltetrahydrofolate cyclohydrolase, producing MQLLDGKKTAEDIKNEIAIEVQAIKDAGGKVPHLAAVIVGNDGASLTYVGSKVRSCQQIGFDSTLVSLPETITEEELLAKIKELNEDDDLDGYIVQLPLPKHIDEQKILMAVDPDKDVDGFHPTNFGKMALEMETFIPATPFGIMQLLERYKVETAGKHTVVIGRSHIVGRPMSILMSRKGNPGDSTVTLTHSRTKNIEEFTKNADIIITALGVPNYLKAHMVKDGVVVIDVGITRVEDATHPKGYVITGDVDFNEVSKKSSFITPVPGGVGPMTIAMLLKNTLQARKRRARN
- the rluF gene encoding 23S rRNA pseudouridine(2604) synthase RluF → MEENLKRLNKFIGETGYCSRREADKLIEEGRVTINGVVPEMGTKVSPNDEIRIDGKLIVEKHEKPVYLAFNKPAGIECTTNLDVRNNIVDYINYPKRIFPIGRLDKASEGLIFMTNDGDIVNKILRARNNHEKEYTVTVNKPITDRFIERMGNGVPILDTVTKKCKVEQISKYIFKIILTQGLNRQIRRMAEYLGYEVTALKRIRIINISLDVPVGRYRDLTDAEIKELNELIEPSSKTEEASLPKIETPRKRTEFIKRDDPRFKKRGDY
- a CDS encoding antibiotic biosynthesis monooxygenase family protein — protein: MIAVIFEVIPEKEKRQEYLDIAASLRPELDKIPGFISIERFQSLNDSEKILSLSFWKDEESILQWRTLEMHRGAQSKGRQEIFKDYHLRIADVKRNYGMHDRKETPKDSANFH
- a CDS encoding cytochrome P450; protein product: MPTTLFFQSDIKDPYAVYESMLDKYPIFWDEPNQIWAIYSHEYCTAILNNTNANIPPINPNNVQNLNEHTLKIANHLSRLSNGIQHEIAKETATLLFANMKLIDTNRIFTDLLNSNLIESKIDWVDSVCKKLPVLVLLKSFDFEQGDCNFILEKIESLAKIMLPNKTEEQVQLINEASENIFSITEKQLSNLSLYKPLLNKIATFHTLSLKETTKICVSNLIGLFIQSYDAGRGILSNSLLQIINTNNSIFRKDITKILIQKTIIETLRFDPPIHNTRRVATKTITLGKTIIKKNDAILLVLAAANRDPKKFDNAMNFDIERINNNDHLTFGTGGHMCLAKYFSIHLATETLSYLLDNYKTIKILDTTIQYESMINARLPKSLWISIQQLK
- a CDS encoding ArsR/SmtB family transcription factor, translating into MEEQFIKIATLIGDPTRASIMWTLLDGKAFTATELAIVANTSPQNISMHLGKLLDANLLCVEKQGRHKYYRFSTKEIAYAIEGMANLIAKPLNSKMESIEKLSPIKHCRTCYDHLAGKIGVALTNSLLEQNIIIDTDTNFEVSLEGEKWFSDFGINLNEVKKQRRLFLKPCLDWSERKNHMAGSLAASLLSKMLADDWLRKTANSRAIIITGKGEKELFRYFKIIV
- a CDS encoding alpha/beta fold hydrolase; this translates as MGLKEGIRFITLKSVGKYINFLSYVRPQKATQLSYALFSQPREGRLNKDSLPEILQNTKTETFHHNEHHFQTYTWEGNETKILLVHGWESNAARWQKTLPYLQKSGSTIIAIDAPAHGQSSGKEFNIPLYAEFINKAVEKHQPSIIIGHSIGGAACVYHQYLFPETSIQKMVVLGAPSDLQTLINNYIAMLSLNKKMTPLLDNHFITRFNFKLNDFSAKKFASSFTVKGLIAHDTADTVVAFEEGEKIASTWKNSKFITTNGLGHGMHDDELYQKVAAFLFSED
- a CDS encoding zinc ribbon domain-containing protein; translation: MANTKELSVEDKLRAIYDLQLIDSRIDEIRNVRGELPLEVEDLEDEVAGLGTRSEKLKGELEIVEEQIKTRKNAIDDHKESIKKYTKQQESVRNNREFNSLTKEVEFQELEIQLAEKQIKEMKVSIEHKKEVISGLKEKLESKSSHLKHKKSELDAIMAETQKEEIFLSEKSAEYEGLIEERLLAAYKRIRSSVRNGLAVVSIERGASAGSFFTIPPQTQVEIASRKKIITDEHSGRILVDSTLADEEREKMDQLFSKF
- a CDS encoding Nif3-like dinuclear metal center hexameric protein, translating into MKIQEILSVLEEMAPLGYAEDFDNVGLLVGNASTEATGVLVCHDALENVIDEAISKNCNLVVCFHPILFSGIKKITGKNYVERAILKAIKNDIAIYAVHTALDNHSQGVNKIFCDALGLTNTKVLIPKQKYLRKLITYTVPENSEDVRNALFEAGAGKIGNYDNCSFNTEGFFTFKGNENSNPVIGEKGKLHTGNEIKIEVVFEKHLQSKILKTLFNTHIYEEVAYEIYDLLNDYQNIGLGMIGEFETPMNETDFLPFVKEKMIADGIRHSAYIGKKIHKVAVLGGSGSFAIKNAIQAGADAFLTADLKYHQFYEAENRLLLADIGHFESERYTKNYIVDYLRKKILNFAIILSEENTNPVKYL